Proteins encoded within one genomic window of Mycolicibacterium aubagnense:
- a CDS encoding condensation domain-containing protein, giving the protein MSTDTRSKRTGRRRFAKLPLELDRPQDRLDYMDEATFLSYRASGRVQVMLALWFFEGPVDLDGLRRFHANFGHSLAARRIERSPLPFGRARWVAAPALERPLDIAETPRPRAELTDWLEERSQVPIDPEHGPGWHLGVQSFSDGSTAVALALSHCLIDGTGAVAAIMESVLGQGRDLGYAQPGSRTRWQGIRADLRQARRDFPEIRRTVVAAAKMLHRRRHEIRNSGDTRPVVTPGDRDEYVLMPFAGTHIDVAQWDAKCEALGGNTYSLAAAFAARLGVRMERHRKHDNNISLMVAVNDRTSMEDTRANAMAFANLTVDPTHVAKDLTDLRASLRTSLSTAKDQPDESFILLPLTPFIPLRAVNKTADLVLGDMPVTCSNFAALPDLMCRPDGVNQATFLNCWGVEQKVKRSDIERPGGLLVVASGRYNGRVNLGIVGYQVGAENSRAMLRELVQQTLDEFDLTPLTIY; this is encoded by the coding sequence TTGTCCACTGATACCCGGTCAAAGCGGACCGGTCGTCGCCGGTTCGCCAAGCTGCCGCTGGAGCTGGACCGTCCGCAGGACCGTCTGGACTACATGGACGAGGCGACGTTCCTGTCGTACCGGGCCAGTGGCCGGGTCCAGGTCATGCTGGCCCTGTGGTTCTTCGAGGGGCCCGTTGATCTCGACGGACTGCGCCGGTTCCATGCGAACTTCGGACACAGCCTCGCGGCCCGCCGGATCGAGCGCTCGCCACTGCCGTTCGGCCGGGCCCGGTGGGTTGCCGCTCCGGCCCTTGAGCGCCCCCTGGACATCGCCGAAACCCCGCGTCCGCGTGCGGAACTGACCGACTGGCTCGAAGAGCGGTCGCAGGTCCCGATCGATCCGGAACACGGTCCGGGCTGGCACCTGGGTGTCCAGTCGTTCAGCGACGGTTCGACGGCGGTCGCGCTGGCACTGTCGCATTGCCTGATCGACGGGACCGGGGCAGTGGCCGCCATCATGGAGTCCGTGCTCGGCCAGGGCCGCGATCTGGGATACGCGCAGCCGGGCTCTCGGACCCGTTGGCAGGGCATCCGCGCCGACCTGCGTCAGGCTCGGCGCGATTTCCCCGAGATCCGCCGGACCGTGGTGGCGGCCGCGAAGATGCTCCACCGCAGACGTCACGAGATTCGCAATTCCGGGGATACCCGGCCGGTGGTGACCCCAGGCGACCGCGATGAGTACGTGCTGATGCCGTTCGCGGGCACCCACATCGACGTCGCGCAGTGGGATGCGAAATGCGAAGCCCTCGGCGGTAACACCTACTCGCTGGCCGCGGCATTCGCCGCCCGGCTGGGTGTCCGCATGGAACGACACCGCAAGCACGACAACAACATCTCGCTCATGGTCGCGGTCAACGACCGGACCTCGATGGAGGACACCCGCGCCAACGCCATGGCGTTCGCCAACCTCACGGTCGACCCGACCCACGTCGCCAAGGACCTGACGGACCTGCGGGCGTCGCTACGGACCTCGCTCAGCACGGCCAAGGACCAGCCCGACGAGTCGTTCATCCTGCTGCCGCTGACGCCGTTCATTCCGCTGCGCGCGGTGAACAAGACGGCCGACCTCGTGCTTGGTGACATGCCGGTGACGTGCTCCAACTTCGCGGCGCTGCCGGATCTGATGTGCCGGCCCGACGGGGTCAACCAGGCCACGTTCCTCAACTGCTGGGGTGTCGAGCAGAAGGTCAAGAGGTCCGACATCGAGCGGCCGGGTGGCCTGCTGGTCGTCGCGTCCGGCCGGTACAACGGGCGGGTGAACCTCGGCATCGTCGGCTACCAGGTGGGGGCCGAGAACAGCCGGGCCATGCTGCGCGAGCTCGTCCAGCAGACGCTCGACGAGTTCGACCTCACGCCGCTGACCATCTACTAG
- a CDS encoding glycosyltransferase, which yields MKFAIAIHGTRGDIEPSGAVARELLRRGHEVRMAVPPNLVSFVASTGLPMPASYGVDSQQQLDADIFRDHLSIKNPVSVVRELRDYMTQGWQDMNATLTEVAAGADLLLAGTTYQEVAANVAEHFDIPLAALHYFPFRPNSQVLPVPLPLPLIRRGFAVGEWFHWRMLKEAEDIQRRTLGLPPATVRAVRRIEDRGALEIQAYDEVLFPGLAAEYGDAKPLVGSMSMELQTDTDADVMDWIAGGRPPIYFGFGSMPVESPAAAVAMIDTVCAELGERALISSGVWDLPHTTLGDHVKLVGAVNHAAVFPLCRALVHHGGAGTTAAGLRAGVPTVVLWVSADQPVWAGQIKKLGLGASRRFSKTTPASLKAALRTALQPECAARVRAAQARMTKPADSVARTADLLEKAAQAR from the coding sequence GTGAAGTTTGCTATCGCCATCCATGGCACGCGTGGAGACATCGAGCCCAGCGGCGCTGTGGCCAGAGAATTGCTGCGTCGCGGCCACGAAGTACGCATGGCTGTGCCGCCGAATCTGGTGTCATTCGTCGCTTCTACGGGACTTCCGATGCCCGCCAGCTACGGCGTAGATTCTCAGCAGCAACTGGATGCGGACATCTTTCGCGACCATTTGAGCATCAAGAACCCGGTGAGCGTGGTCCGCGAACTCAGGGACTACATGACGCAGGGCTGGCAGGACATGAACGCCACCCTCACCGAGGTCGCCGCCGGCGCGGATCTGCTCCTTGCCGGGACCACGTATCAAGAGGTGGCCGCCAACGTCGCCGAGCATTTCGACATCCCGCTGGCCGCCCTGCACTACTTCCCGTTCCGCCCCAACAGCCAGGTACTGCCGGTGCCGCTGCCGTTGCCGCTGATCCGCCGCGGCTTCGCGGTCGGCGAATGGTTCCACTGGCGCATGTTGAAGGAAGCCGAGGACATCCAGCGGCGCACCCTGGGTCTGCCGCCGGCGACCGTGCGGGCGGTCCGCCGCATCGAAGACCGTGGCGCACTGGAGATCCAGGCCTACGACGAGGTGCTGTTCCCGGGACTGGCGGCCGAATACGGCGATGCCAAGCCCCTCGTGGGATCCATGTCGATGGAGCTGCAGACCGACACCGATGCCGACGTGATGGACTGGATCGCGGGTGGCAGGCCACCCATCTACTTCGGCTTCGGCAGCATGCCCGTGGAGTCCCCCGCCGCCGCGGTGGCGATGATCGACACGGTGTGCGCCGAGCTCGGCGAGCGGGCCCTGATCAGCTCGGGTGTCTGGGACCTGCCGCACACGACGCTGGGTGACCACGTGAAGCTGGTGGGCGCGGTCAACCATGCCGCGGTGTTCCCGCTGTGCCGGGCGCTGGTCCACCACGGCGGCGCCGGCACGACGGCGGCAGGACTGCGCGCAGGCGTGCCGACGGTTGTGCTGTGGGTCAGCGCCGACCAGCCGGTGTGGGCCGGGCAGATCAAGAAGCTGGGGCTCGGGGCGTCACGCCGCTTTTCGAAGACCACCCCGGCATCGCTGAAAGCCGCGCTGCGCACGGCGCTGCAGCCGGAGTGCGCAGCCCGGGTCCGGGCTGCGCAGGCGCGCATGACGAAACCCGCGGACAGCGTCGCGCGCACCGCGGATCTGTTGGAGAAAGCCGCCCAGGCCCGCTGA
- a CDS encoding MMPL/RND family transporter: MLKRARPSGALAHAGFAALGKYVVRRPVVVLAAWVGLAAVLFLALPTLIDVAGRRPPPFLPDDAPTLVASNTMKNAFREADAGNVAVILLTDEHGISKEDEEVYRRLVDKLNADKTNVRSTQDFIHIPELRQVMISKDGKAMQLPVSLVGSMGTGPGQLAFSNAQQTIQDVVKGSDLTLNIVGASATFQDINEIGARDQHMIETATAVLVFSILIIVYRSLVAMLLPLVTIGVSLVVAQQLVAGLGLMGLAVGPQTLVLMTGMMMGAGTDYAIFLFSRYQEFIRQGVASDQALVSALTSIGEVIAGSAGTVAITFLALSFATLGVFATIGPALAVTVLVGFFASVTMLPALIVLVGRRGWIKPRKDMTGKFWRRSGVNIVRRPVTHLAGSLAVLLALAGCATLVRYNYDNRKDLDPSAASNVAYEALNKHFPVSSTMQQFVLIQSPRDLRAPKSLADMEQMAQRIAQLPHIDAVRGITRPTGDVLEQAKATYQAGEVGSKLKDASNLINNNDAMLQKLVDGEYQLADALNQIRTQVLGGIGPVRSMLTQMAALQKQYGGSKTLDDLDKSAKMVSEMTSLGDAVGGQLVRVGDVYKWSGKALETLNATPFCNYYPACNDLKIGLQNVNDGNDPETVQKVINLGHMLQQYKSDPGTDDKVRGMGTNIENITSLLKQLRLYDTADLEKRLQQAVDGVNLLADSSKQLADGVKLLVDQVRGMGGGLNQASSFLLGMRRDANTPQMAGFYVPPEILGRNEFEKAATLFVSPDGHTVRYLVQTALNPFGTEAMDQTNAIVKAAQTALPNTTLSDAKVSMVGLSAVNRDIRDYYNSDIQYIVVVTLIVVFLILVQLLRSIVAPLYLVLSVVLSYGSALGIGVVFFQFILGYDISWSVPGIAFLVLVAVGADYNLLLISRIRDEAKWGVRSAIVKTVSATGGVITSAGLIFAASMLAMTVSSILGAVQLGFIIGIGLLLDTFIVRTVTVPATAALLGDANWWPSKSPRRRREEAEQAAALAATERLMAERQARRESDEVEPCPECGYAATCDACQMTTAFEAAGAVQHRGFFG; this comes from the coding sequence ATGCTGAAACGTGCCAGGCCAAGCGGTGCTTTGGCACATGCGGGTTTCGCCGCACTCGGCAAGTACGTGGTGCGGCGTCCCGTCGTGGTCCTGGCAGCCTGGGTCGGGTTGGCGGCCGTCCTATTTCTCGCGCTTCCGACGTTGATCGACGTCGCCGGCCGGCGCCCGCCACCATTCCTGCCGGACGACGCGCCGACGCTGGTTGCCAGCAACACGATGAAGAACGCGTTCCGCGAAGCCGACGCCGGCAACGTCGCGGTCATCCTGCTGACCGACGAGCACGGCATCAGCAAGGAAGACGAAGAGGTCTACCGCCGGCTCGTCGACAAACTGAATGCCGACAAGACCAACGTCAGGTCGACGCAGGACTTCATCCACATTCCCGAGCTGCGTCAGGTGATGATCAGCAAAGACGGCAAGGCGATGCAGCTGCCGGTCAGCCTGGTCGGCAGTATGGGCACCGGACCGGGCCAGCTCGCTTTCAGCAACGCTCAGCAGACCATCCAAGACGTGGTCAAGGGCAGCGATCTGACGCTGAACATCGTGGGCGCGTCGGCCACGTTTCAGGACATCAACGAAATCGGTGCCCGCGATCAGCACATGATCGAGACGGCGACCGCCGTCCTTGTCTTCTCGATCCTGATCATCGTCTACCGGAGTCTGGTGGCGATGCTGCTGCCGCTGGTCACCATCGGCGTCTCACTGGTCGTCGCGCAGCAGTTGGTGGCCGGTCTCGGCCTGATGGGGCTCGCGGTCGGACCACAGACGCTCGTGCTGATGACCGGCATGATGATGGGTGCCGGGACCGACTACGCCATATTCCTGTTCAGCCGATATCAGGAGTTCATCAGACAGGGCGTTGCCAGTGATCAGGCGCTGGTCTCTGCCCTGACGTCGATCGGTGAAGTCATCGCCGGCTCGGCCGGCACCGTCGCGATCACCTTCCTGGCGCTCTCGTTCGCCACCCTCGGGGTGTTCGCCACCATCGGCCCGGCGCTGGCGGTGACCGTGCTGGTCGGTTTCTTCGCGTCGGTCACGATGCTGCCGGCCCTGATCGTCCTCGTCGGACGGCGTGGCTGGATCAAGCCGCGCAAGGACATGACCGGCAAGTTCTGGCGCCGTTCGGGCGTCAACATCGTGCGCCGCCCGGTGACACATCTGGCCGGTAGCCTCGCAGTGCTGCTTGCGCTCGCCGGCTGCGCGACGCTGGTCCGCTACAACTACGACAACCGCAAGGACCTGGACCCGAGCGCGGCGAGCAACGTCGCATACGAGGCACTGAACAAGCATTTCCCGGTCAGCTCCACCATGCAGCAGTTCGTGCTGATCCAGTCGCCGCGTGACCTGCGCGCCCCGAAGTCACTGGCCGACATGGAGCAGATGGCACAACGCATCGCGCAGTTGCCGCACATCGACGCGGTCCGTGGCATCACCCGGCCCACCGGCGACGTGCTGGAGCAGGCCAAGGCCACGTATCAGGCCGGTGAGGTCGGCAGCAAGCTCAAGGACGCCTCGAACCTCATCAACAACAATGACGCCATGCTCCAGAAGCTGGTCGACGGCGAGTACCAGCTTGCCGACGCGCTGAACCAGATTCGCACGCAGGTGCTCGGGGGCATCGGCCCCGTGCGTTCCATGCTGACCCAGATGGCGGCGCTGCAGAAGCAGTACGGCGGTTCGAAGACGCTGGACGATCTGGACAAGTCGGCCAAGATGGTGTCCGAGATGACCTCGCTGGGCGATGCCGTCGGTGGCCAGCTGGTCCGGGTCGGCGACGTCTACAAGTGGTCCGGAAAGGCCCTCGAGACGCTGAACGCGACGCCGTTCTGCAACTACTACCCAGCGTGCAACGACCTGAAGATCGGTCTGCAGAACGTCAACGACGGCAACGATCCCGAGACGGTCCAGAAGGTCATCAACCTCGGCCACATGCTGCAGCAGTACAAGAGCGACCCCGGCACGGACGACAAGGTCCGGGGCATGGGCACCAACATCGAGAACATCACGAGCCTGCTCAAGCAGCTGCGCCTCTACGACACCGCGGACCTCGAGAAGCGCCTGCAGCAGGCGGTCGACGGCGTGAATCTGCTCGCCGATTCGAGCAAGCAGCTCGCCGACGGTGTGAAGCTGTTGGTCGACCAGGTCCGGGGGATGGGCGGCGGCCTGAACCAGGCTTCGTCGTTCCTGCTAGGTATGCGCCGTGACGCCAACACCCCGCAGATGGCCGGTTTCTACGTGCCGCCCGAGATTCTGGGCCGGAATGAGTTCGAGAAGGCCGCGACGCTGTTCGTGTCGCCGGACGGGCACACGGTGCGCTACCTGGTGCAGACCGCGCTGAACCCGTTCGGCACAGAAGCCATGGACCAGACCAACGCGATCGTCAAGGCTGCCCAGACGGCACTGCCCAACACGACGCTGTCCGACGCCAAGGTGTCGATGGTCGGTCTGTCCGCGGTGAACCGCGACATCCGCGACTACTACAACAGCGACATCCAGTACATCGTGGTCGTCACGCTGATCGTGGTGTTCCTGATCCTGGTGCAGTTGCTGCGGTCCATTGTGGCGCCGCTCTACCTGGTGCTGTCGGTGGTGCTGTCGTACGGCTCGGCGCTGGGTATCGGCGTGGTGTTCTTCCAGTTCATCTTGGGCTACGACATCTCCTGGAGCGTGCCGGGTATCGCGTTCCTGGTGTTGGTGGCGGTCGGCGCCGACTACAACCTGCTGCTGATATCCCGAATACGTGACGAAGCGAAGTGGGGCGTGCGCTCGGCGATCGTGAAAACGGTCTCCGCGACCGGCGGCGTGATCACCTCTGCTGGTCTGATCTTCGCGGCATCGATGCTCGCCATGACGGTCAGTAGCATCCTGGGCGCCGTGCAGCTCGGCTTCATCATCGGTATCGGCCTGCTGCTGGACACCTTCATCGTTCGCACGGTGACGGTGCCGGCGACCGCGGCTCTGCTCGGCGACGCCAACTGGTGGCCGTCCAAGTCGCCGCGCCGCAGGCGCGAAGAGGCCGAGCAGGCCGCGGCCCTCGCCGCCACCGAGCGGTTGATGGCCGAGCGACAGGCTCGCCGGGAGTCCGACGAGGTCGAACCCTGCCCGGAGTGTGGCTATGCGGCGACGTGTGATGCCTGCCAGATGACGACGGCCTTCGAGGCCGCCGGGGCGGTACAGCACCGCGGCTTCTTCGGCTGA
- a CDS encoding AMP-binding protein: MSVIESSLPAVLRERASLQPNDLAFTFMDYDTDPDGVAKTLTWAQLYQQSVAVAHELRQHGEIGDRVVIVAPQCLEYVVGFLGALEAGMIAVPLTQPIMGHHDERVISVMKDAQPVVALTTAASKDAVAQYATPNDDGRSPVVLAVDELDLETRRKPFSRREVRPETAYLQYTSGSTRTAAGVMVSHRNVSANYEQMIAVFFSEWGKVAPPGSTVVTWLPLYHDMGLLLGVCTPILGGWHTVMTSPISFLVKPARWIQLMGSHKNVITAAPNFAFDLAAARTTDEDMAGKDLSTVLTVFSGAERVQPTTVKRYIQRFAKFGLPGKSVRPSYGLAEATLYVASRESGEPPTVVEFDTEKLADGIVERVESGSPLVSYGFSPSPLVRIVDPETRREAAEGTVGEIWTHGENVCAGYWNKVEETAKTFGGVLVDASEGTPSDTWLRTGDLGFISEGSLFIIGRIKDLLIIRGRNLYPDDIEATVSAVSGGRTAAVGFEEDGVEQFAVVIEMKKRGETEDEVRQNLAQVKHDITSAISQVHGVNAADLVLVGRGSIPITTSGKIRRQACTELYRKGELARLDA, translated from the coding sequence GTGTCCGTGATCGAGTCGTCTCTGCCGGCCGTCCTGCGCGAACGCGCCAGCCTGCAACCCAACGACCTGGCTTTCACGTTCATGGACTACGACACCGACCCCGATGGTGTGGCCAAGACCCTCACGTGGGCTCAGCTGTACCAGCAGAGCGTCGCCGTCGCCCACGAACTACGCCAGCACGGTGAGATCGGCGACCGCGTAGTGATCGTGGCCCCGCAGTGCCTCGAATACGTCGTCGGATTCCTCGGCGCGCTCGAGGCCGGCATGATCGCGGTCCCGCTCACCCAGCCGATCATGGGCCACCACGACGAGCGCGTCATCTCCGTCATGAAGGATGCCCAGCCCGTCGTCGCCCTGACCACCGCGGCGAGCAAGGACGCCGTCGCGCAGTACGCGACGCCGAACGACGACGGCCGCAGCCCCGTGGTCCTCGCCGTCGACGAGCTGGACCTCGAGACCCGCCGTAAGCCGTTCTCCCGCCGCGAGGTTCGCCCGGAGACCGCCTACCTGCAGTACACCTCGGGCTCGACCCGCACCGCCGCCGGCGTCATGGTGTCGCACCGCAACGTCTCGGCCAACTACGAGCAGATGATCGCCGTCTTCTTCTCGGAGTGGGGCAAGGTCGCGCCTCCGGGAAGCACCGTGGTGACCTGGCTGCCGCTGTACCACGACATGGGCCTGCTGCTCGGTGTGTGCACGCCCATCCTCGGCGGTTGGCACACCGTGATGACGAGCCCCATCTCGTTCCTGGTCAAGCCCGCCCGGTGGATACAGCTCATGGGCAGCCACAAGAACGTCATCACCGCCGCGCCGAACTTCGCCTTCGATCTGGCAGCCGCGCGCACCACCGACGAGGACATGGCCGGTAAGGACCTGAGCACCGTCCTGACGGTGTTCAGCGGCGCCGAGCGTGTGCAGCCCACCACCGTCAAGCGCTACATCCAGCGCTTCGCCAAGTTCGGTCTGCCGGGCAAGTCCGTCCGGCCCAGCTACGGCCTGGCCGAGGCCACCCTCTACGTCGCTTCTCGTGAGTCCGGTGAGCCGCCGACGGTCGTCGAGTTCGACACCGAGAAGCTGGCCGACGGCATCGTCGAGCGCGTCGAGTCGGGCAGCCCGCTGGTCAGCTATGGCTTCTCGCCCTCTCCCCTCGTCCGCATCGTCGACCCGGAGACCCGCCGCGAGGCCGCCGAAGGCACGGTCGGCGAGATCTGGACGCACGGTGAGAACGTGTGCGCCGGGTATTGGAACAAAGTCGAAGAGACCGCCAAGACTTTCGGTGGCGTGCTCGTGGACGCCTCTGAGGGCACCCCGTCGGACACCTGGCTGCGCACCGGCGACCTCGGCTTCATCTCCGAGGGCTCACTGTTCATCATCGGCCGGATCAAGGACCTGCTGATCATCCGCGGCCGCAACCTGTACCCCGACGACATCGAGGCCACCGTCAGCGCGGTCTCGGGCGGTCGTACCGCGGCCGTCGGCTTCGAGGAGGACGGTGTCGAGCAGTTCGCCGTCGTCATCGAGATGAAGAAGCGCGGCGAGACCGAGGACGAGGTCCGCCAGAACCTGGCACAGGTCAAGCACGACATCACCTCCGCCATCTCGCAGGTGCACGGTGTGAACGCCGCCGACCTGGTGCTGGTCGGCCGGGGCTCGATCCCGATCACCACGAGCGGCAAGATCCGCCGGCAGGCCTGCACGGAGCTGTACCGCAAGGGTGAGTTGGCGCGACTCGACGCCTGA
- a CDS encoding XRE family transcriptional regulator, with amino-acid sequence MPRTDQNGRQLKALLDYIFDGDVEAREIYGALGTSSSTYYRRIKEADYPNAEELRLVADHFRLSYPDLQVRFGLMSHDEVVNYVQSAPLAVATAAPAVPKRATKLSEMTRRADAPPL; translated from the coding sequence GTGCCCCGAACAGACCAGAACGGCAGACAGCTCAAAGCGCTGCTCGACTACATCTTCGACGGCGACGTCGAAGCGAGGGAGATCTACGGTGCGCTCGGTACCTCGAGCAGCACGTACTACCGGCGAATCAAAGAGGCCGACTACCCAAACGCGGAGGAGCTGCGGCTGGTGGCCGATCACTTCCGGTTGAGCTACCCCGATCTGCAGGTCCGGTTCGGCTTGATGAGCCACGACGAAGTCGTCAACTACGTCCAGTCGGCGCCGCTCGCGGTTGCCACAGCGGCGCCGGCGGTACCCAAACGCGCCACAAAGTTGTCGGAAATGACGCGACGTGCTGATGCACCGCCGCTCTGA
- the ileS gene encoding isoleucine--tRNA ligase produces MSAYPKTASGTPNFPDLETEVLEFWARDDTFRASIARRDGAPEYVFYDGPPFANGLPHYGHLLTGYVKDIVPRYRTMRGFKVERRFGWDTHGLPAELEVQRQLGISDKAQIEAMGIGAFNDACRASVMKYSNEWQAYVTRQARWVDFDNDYKTLDLTFMESVIWAFKQLWDKGLAYEGNRVLPYCWNDETPLSNHELRMDDDVYQSRQDPALTVGFLATDGPVAGARLLVWTTTPWTLPSNQAVAVNPEVTYVQVVGPDEQNYVLAEPRLAAYAREFGEEPVVVGSYLGAELLGTHYLPPFAFFVDRGQGSTESNPAFQVLQGDFVTTEDGTGIVHMAPAYGEDDKAACDAAGIVAVTPVDSTGRFDSTVPDYQGQQVFEANPQIIKDLKNGSGPAAVNAPVLLRHETYEHSYPHCWRCRNPLIYRAVSSWFVKVTEFRDRMVELNQQITWYPEHVKDGQFGKWLSNARDWSISRNRYWGSPIPVWKSDDPAYPRVDVYGSLDELQRDFGVRPDNLHRPYIDELTRPNPDDPTGKSTMRRIEDVFDVWFDSGSMPYAQVHYPFENRDWFDGGSGEIAHFPGDFIVEYIGQTRGWFYTMHVLATALFDRPAFKTCVAHGIVLGNDGQKMSKSLRNYPDVSEVFDRDGSDAMRWFLMASPILRGGNLIVTEQGIRDGVRQVLLPVWNAYSFLALYAPKKGTWRTDSPHVLDRYILAKLADLRDTLTESLDACDISGACEQLRQFAEALTNWYVRRSRSRFWEEDADAIDTLHTVLEVTCRLAAPLLPLATEVIWRGLTDERSVHLTDWPEAGVVPADPELVAAMDRVREVCSAGSSLRKAKKLRVRLPLPKLTVAVDNPEALRPFVDLIADELNVKAVELTDDIDAYGKFELTVNARVAGPRIGKDVQAAIKAVKAGEGVVNPDGTLTAGPAVLLPTEYSSKLVAAEPEFTAALPEGAGLVVLDATVTPELEAEGWAKDRIRELQDLRKATGLEVSDRITVTFAVPADKQAWATAHADLIAGEILATDFTVVVATDLADGADVGDGVRAVIAKA; encoded by the coding sequence GTGAGCGCGTACCCCAAGACCGCCAGTGGCACACCGAACTTCCCCGACCTCGAGACCGAGGTCCTGGAGTTCTGGGCCCGCGACGACACTTTTCGCGCCAGCATCGCCCGCCGCGACGGCGCCCCCGAATACGTCTTCTACGACGGTCCGCCGTTCGCGAACGGTCTGCCGCACTACGGCCACCTCCTGACCGGCTACGTCAAGGACATCGTGCCCCGCTACCGCACCATGCGTGGCTTCAAGGTCGAGCGCCGGTTCGGCTGGGACACCCACGGCCTGCCCGCCGAGCTCGAGGTACAGCGCCAGCTCGGCATCTCCGACAAGGCGCAGATCGAGGCCATGGGCATCGGCGCGTTCAACGACGCCTGCCGGGCCTCGGTCATGAAGTACTCGAACGAGTGGCAGGCATACGTCACGCGCCAGGCGCGCTGGGTCGACTTCGACAACGATTACAAGACCCTGGACCTGACGTTCATGGAGTCGGTCATCTGGGCGTTCAAGCAGTTGTGGGACAAGGGCCTGGCCTATGAGGGCAACCGGGTGCTGCCGTATTGCTGGAACGACGAGACCCCGCTGTCCAACCACGAGCTGCGGATGGACGACGACGTCTACCAGAGCCGGCAGGACCCGGCGCTGACCGTGGGCTTCCTGGCGACCGACGGTCCCGTCGCCGGCGCGCGGCTGCTGGTCTGGACCACCACGCCCTGGACGCTGCCGTCCAACCAGGCCGTCGCGGTCAATCCCGAGGTGACGTACGTGCAGGTGGTGGGTCCCGACGAGCAGAACTACGTCCTGGCCGAGCCCCGGCTGGCCGCCTATGCCCGCGAGTTCGGTGAGGAGCCCGTGGTCGTGGGCAGCTACCTCGGCGCCGAACTGCTGGGCACGCACTACCTGCCGCCGTTCGCGTTCTTCGTCGACCGAGGTCAGGGCAGCACCGAATCGAACCCGGCATTTCAGGTGCTGCAGGGCGACTTCGTGACCACCGAGGACGGCACCGGCATCGTCCACATGGCGCCGGCGTACGGCGAGGACGACAAGGCCGCCTGTGACGCCGCCGGGATCGTCGCGGTCACCCCGGTGGACTCGACCGGCCGCTTCGACTCGACCGTGCCGGACTACCAGGGGCAGCAGGTCTTCGAGGCCAACCCGCAGATCATCAAGGACCTGAAGAACGGCAGCGGCCCGGCCGCGGTCAACGCTCCGGTGCTGCTGCGGCACGAGACCTACGAACACTCGTACCCGCACTGCTGGCGGTGCCGCAACCCGCTGATCTACCGCGCGGTGTCCTCGTGGTTCGTCAAGGTCACCGAGTTCCGTGACCGCATGGTCGAGCTCAACCAGCAGATCACCTGGTACCCCGAGCATGTGAAGGACGGCCAGTTCGGCAAGTGGCTGTCTAACGCGCGCGACTGGTCGATCTCGCGAAACCGCTACTGGGGCAGCCCGATTCCGGTGTGGAAGTCCGACGACCCGGCCTATCCCCGCGTCGACGTCTACGGCAGCCTGGATGAGCTCCAGCGTGATTTTGGCGTCCGGCCGGACAACTTGCACCGGCCCTACATCGACGAGCTGACCCGGCCCAATCCCGACGACCCGACCGGCAAGTCGACGATGCGCCGCATCGAGGACGTGTTCGACGTCTGGTTCGACTCGGGCTCGATGCCCTACGCGCAGGTGCACTACCCGTTCGAGAACCGCGATTGGTTCGATGGCGGCAGCGGTGAAATTGCCCATTTCCCGGGCGATTTCATCGTCGAGTACATCGGCCAGACACGCGGCTGGTTCTACACCATGCACGTGCTGGCGACCGCGCTGTTCGACCGTCCGGCCTTCAAAACCTGTGTGGCCCATGGCATCGTGCTCGGCAACGACGGCCAGAAGATGAGCAAGTCGCTGCGCAACTACCCGGACGTGTCCGAGGTGTTCGACCGCGACGGGTCCGATGCCATGCGCTGGTTCCTGATGGCATCGCCGATCCTGCGGGGCGGCAACCTGATCGTCACCGAGCAGGGCATCCGCGACGGCGTCCGGCAGGTGCTGCTGCCGGTGTGGAACGCGTACTCCTTCCTGGCCCTCTACGCGCCCAAAAAGGGCACATGGCGCACGGATTCACCGCACGTGCTCGACCGCTACATCCTGGCCAAGCTCGCCGACCTGCGCGACACGCTGACGGAGTCGCTCGATGCCTGCGATATCTCGGGCGCGTGCGAGCAGTTACGTCAGTTCGCCGAGGCCCTCACCAATTGGTATGTGCGACGGTCGCGTTCACGGTTCTGGGAGGAGGACGCCGACGCCATCGACACGCTGCACACCGTCCTGGAGGTGACCTGCCGGCTGGCTGCACCGCTGCTGCCGCTGGCCACCGAGGTGATCTGGCGTGGCCTGACCGACGAGCGCTCGGTCCACCTCACCGACTGGCCGGAAGCCGGTGTCGTCCCCGCCGACCCGGAGCTGGTCGCCGCCATGGACCGGGTGCGCGAGGTGTGCTCGGCGGGCTCGTCGCTGCGTAAGGCCAAAAAACTGCGAGTGCGCCTGCCGTTGCCGAAACTGACTGTGGCCGTGGATAACCCGGAGGCGCTGCGGCCGTTCGTCGATCTGATTGCCGACGAGCTCAACGTCAAGGCCGTTGAGCTCACCGACGACATCGACGCCTACGGCAAGTTCGAGCTGACCGTCAACGCCCGGGTGGCGGGCCCGCGCATCGGCAAGGATGTGCAGGCCGCGATCAAGGCGGTCAAGGCCGGCGAAGGTGTCGTCAACCCCGACGGCACGTTGACCGCGGGGCCCGCGGTCCTTCTTCCCACCGAGTACAGCTCGAAACTCGTTGCCGCGGAACCGGAGTTCACCGCAGCGTTGCCGGAGGGCGCAGGCCTGGTGGTGCTCGACGCCACCGTGACGCCCGAGCTGGAGGCCGAAGGCTGGGCCAAGGACCGCATCCGCGAACTGCAGGACCTGCGCAAGGCCACCGGGCTCGAGGTGTCGGACCGGATCACCGTGACGTTCGCGGTGCCGGCCGACAAACAGGCGTGGGCGACGGCGCATGCCGACCTGATCGCCGGCGAGATCCTGGCCACCGACTTCACCGTCGTGGTTGCCACGGACCTGGCCGAC